The Flavobacteriales bacterium genome contains a region encoding:
- the gldG gene encoding gliding motility-associated ABC transporter substrate-binding protein GldG, which yields MIAIKRHKSLFINLIVLIAINVLASKLYFRLDLTEEKKYSLNDATKETLNSIDDIVYVKVYLNGNLPAGFVRLRNSCQETLDEFRYHNTLIEYQFIDPNEADSPEDRKKIYKELSENGLEPTNLQVQANNSNSEQIIFPGAIIYYKGRSQSLNLLQNQIGTNPENVLNNSVESIEYELTNAIHKLITNYKPKIAFLDGHNELDELETADINHSLGLVKGSLSEYFSIDRIDIKEYELDQNNSPSLGNQIKRLLQYKALIIAKPTKAFTEVDKFLIDQYIMNGGKTMWFLDGVAMDMDSLKGNAPFSMAVPLDLNLTDLLFKYGVRVNYDLVMDFQADQIPIIVGYQGNVPQQQLLPWFYHPIIIPKNKQSIVKNLDGIKSAFVSTLDTVKAINIKKTPLLFSSPYSKIVRAPHRVSLSILEKEPQIEQFNAGEKPIAYLLEGEFQSAFQNRIAPNNESLKPKLTSPSNKMIVFGDGDIIKNHVSSSGNAFPLGYNQFSKSQFNGNKQIIVNALNYLMDNENLINIRAKEVNLRLLNKSEIKNNRLKWQLINTLSPLAIISLIIVIFGVVRKRQYR from the coding sequence ATGATAGCAATTAAACGACATAAATCTCTTTTCATTAACCTAATTGTACTGATAGCAATTAATGTTTTAGCTAGTAAACTGTACTTTAGGCTAGACCTGACTGAAGAAAAAAAATATTCATTAAACGATGCCACTAAGGAAACCTTAAACTCAATTGATGACATTGTTTATGTAAAGGTTTATTTGAATGGCAACCTCCCTGCTGGATTCGTTAGGCTTAGAAACTCTTGTCAAGAGACATTAGACGAATTCAGATACCACAATACTTTAATAGAATATCAGTTTATTGACCCTAATGAAGCCGATAGCCCAGAGGATAGAAAGAAAATTTATAAAGAATTATCAGAAAATGGTCTAGAACCAACTAATCTTCAAGTCCAAGCAAATAACAGTAATAGTGAGCAGATTATATTCCCAGGAGCTATAATCTACTACAAAGGTAGAAGTCAATCTTTAAACCTCTTACAAAATCAAATTGGCACCAATCCTGAAAATGTACTTAATAATTCTGTTGAAAGTATCGAGTATGAACTAACCAATGCTATCCACAAACTCATTACTAACTATAAACCAAAGATTGCATTTTTAGATGGGCATAATGAATTAGACGAATTAGAAACTGCCGACATAAATCATTCTTTAGGTCTTGTAAAAGGCTCATTGTCAGAGTACTTTAGCATCGATAGAATTGATATTAAAGAATATGAACTAGACCAAAACAACTCGCCAAGTCTTGGTAATCAAATAAAACGACTACTACAATACAAGGCTCTAATCATTGCTAAACCTACTAAAGCCTTTACTGAAGTTGATAAATTTTTGATTGACCAATACATTATGAATGGTGGAAAAACCATGTGGTTTCTGGACGGCGTAGCTATGGATATGGATAGTTTAAAAGGAAATGCACCTTTTTCAATGGCAGTTCCTTTAGATTTAAATCTCACAGACTTACTTTTCAAATATGGTGTTAGAGTAAATTACGATTTGGTGATGGATTTTCAAGCCGACCAAATACCTATAATTGTTGGATATCAAGGAAATGTACCACAACAACAATTACTCCCATGGTTCTACCACCCTATTATTATTCCTAAAAACAAACAATCTATTGTCAAAAACTTAGATGGAATTAAGAGTGCTTTTGTAAGTACATTAGATACCGTCAAGGCAATCAACATCAAAAAAACACCTTTGTTGTTCTCCTCGCCTTATTCAAAAATAGTTAGAGCTCCACATCGAGTTAGTCTATCAATACTAGAGAAAGAACCACAAATAGAACAATTTAATGCTGGTGAAAAACCAATCGCATATTTGTTAGAAGGAGAATTTCAATCCGCATTTCAAAACCGTATTGCACCTAATAACGAAAGCTTAAAACCGAAGCTAACAAGCCCTTCAAATAAAATGATAGTATTCGGAGATGGAGATATTATAAAAAATCACGTTTCCTCTTCTGGAAATGCATTTCCACTCGGTTACAATCAATTTAGCAAATCTCAATTTAATGGCAACAAGCAAATAATTGTTAATGCTTTGAACTATTTAATGGATAATGAAAATCTAATCAATATAAGGGCAAAAGAAGTCAACCTCAGATTATTAAATAAATCGGAAATCAAAAATAATCGATTAAAATGGCAGTTGATTAATACTTTATCACCTCTAGCTATCATCTCTCTAATAATCGTTATTTTTGGTGTAGTGAGAAAAAGACAATACAGATGA
- a CDS encoding pirin family protein yields MIKHYNISNQAYGEFNGGDIIENKPIGFPQDGGKLKPYSNLFYWAHASAKKDSVIGLHPHRGFEIMSIVLKGNIQHYDTLLKEWIPLEKGDVQLIQSGSGISHAEAMQSESEIFQIWFNPDLRKTLSHPAKYLDIKGKDLPQTNNITTIVGKDSPVQLESEKIEITEIALQVGKFQMEIEKEFYYSFYLIEGELMIHQVHVSENGFFIVEDEESLNYEVLVNGRMLCIKSPVTLSYPVY; encoded by the coding sequence ATGATTAAACATTACAACATTAGTAATCAAGCATACGGTGAATTTAATGGTGGTGACATCATTGAAAATAAACCAATTGGCTTTCCACAAGACGGTGGAAAACTAAAACCCTATTCAAATTTATTCTACTGGGCACACGCAAGTGCTAAAAAAGACAGTGTTATAGGTTTGCATCCACATCGAGGATTTGAAATTATGTCAATTGTATTAAAGGGCAATATACAGCATTATGACACCCTACTTAAAGAATGGATACCGTTAGAAAAAGGCGATGTTCAGTTAATTCAGTCAGGCTCGGGCATTTCTCATGCTGAGGCAATGCAAAGTGAGTCAGAAATATTTCAGATTTGGTTTAATCCCGACTTAAGAAAAACATTAAGTCATCCAGCTAAATATCTAGACATTAAGGGCAAAGATTTGCCACAAACTAATAATATTACTACAATAGTTGGTAAAGACTCCCCTGTTCAATTAGAAAGTGAAAAGATTGAAATCACCGAAATAGCATTACAAGTCGGTAAGTTTCAAATGGAAATTGAAAAAGAATTTTACTACTCTTTCTATCTTATAGAAGGCGAATTAATGATACACCAAGTCCATGTTTCTGAAAATGGTTTTTTTATCGTTGAAGATGAAGAATCATTGAATTATGAAGTTTTGGTTAATGGAAGAATGCTCTGTATAAAGTCTCCAGTAACCCTATCCTATCCTGTTTATTAA
- a CDS encoding phosphoribosylaminoimidazolesuccinocarboxamide synthase: protein MSNNVIIKTDFNFPNQKNLYKGKVRDVYSIGDEQLVMIASDRISAFDHVLPEGIPYKGQVLNQIASKFLDATSDIVQNWKESTPDPSVTIGKRCEPFLVEMVIRGYLTGHAWREYRDGKRMLCGVPMPDGMVENQKFEQPLITPTTKAEVGHDEDISREEILAQGLVSEEDYILLEKYTRELFQRGTELAADKGLILVDTKYEFGKDANGEITLIDEIHTPDSSRYFYIEGYEENLKAGNSQKQLSKEFVRQWLIENGFQGKDGQSIPEMSKEFCESVSERYIELFEHITGEKFVKEDVSDVLNRVEQNISNYLSK from the coding sequence ATGAGTAACAATGTAATTATTAAAACGGATTTTAATTTTCCAAACCAAAAAAACCTTTACAAAGGAAAAGTAAGGGACGTATATAGTATTGGAGATGAGCAATTGGTGATGATTGCATCGGATAGAATATCAGCATTTGACCATGTTCTTCCCGAGGGAATTCCATACAAAGGGCAAGTACTAAATCAAATAGCTTCTAAGTTTTTGGACGCTACTTCTGACATTGTCCAAAACTGGAAAGAATCTACACCAGATCCATCGGTAACCATTGGTAAAAGATGTGAGCCTTTTCTAGTAGAAATGGTAATAAGAGGATACCTTACAGGACATGCTTGGAGAGAGTATAGAGACGGCAAACGCATGTTATGCGGTGTACCTATGCCAGATGGTATGGTTGAGAATCAAAAGTTTGAACAACCGCTAATTACACCTACTACCAAAGCAGAAGTAGGGCATGACGAAGATATTTCTAGAGAAGAAATACTTGCTCAAGGTTTAGTTTCAGAGGAAGATTATATCTTATTAGAGAAATATACTAGAGAACTTTTTCAGAGAGGAACAGAGTTAGCAGCAGACAAAGGGCTTATTCTTGTCGATACTAAATATGAATTCGGTAAAGATGCTAATGGTGAGATTACTCTTATTGATGAAATTCACACTCCAGATTCATCACGTTATTTTTACATAGAAGGCTATGAAGAAAATCTAAAAGCAGGAAATTCACAAAAGCAATTATCTAAAGAGTTTGTTAGACAATGGCTCATAGAAAATGGTTTTCAAGGTAAAGATGGTCAAAGTATTCCTGAGATGAGTAAAGAGTTTTGTGAATCTGTTTCGGAAAGATACATAGAGCTTTTTGAGCATATCACTGGTGAGAAATTTGTCAAAGAAGACGTCTCAGATGTTCTCAATAGAGTAGAACAAAACATTTCTAACTATTTAAGCAAATAA
- the dnaN gene encoding DNA polymerase III subunit beta yields MKFIVSSAQLLKQLQTISGVLNSSNTLPILDNFLFEISDNTLSISASDLETTMKTTVKNADADEDGNIAIPAKLLLDTLKTFSDQPLTFLIDKDTYGIEIGSENGKFKLAGQNGDEFPKTPSMDSASKTTMPSEVLASAINKTLFATGNDELRPIMSGVFCELSSDGCIFVATDAHKLVKYRRTDATADSIVSFILPKKPLTLLKNSLINDSDVSIEYNETNAFFVFDEIELICRLIDGKYPNYEAVIPKENPNVLTIDRLEFYNSIRRVAIFASKSTHQIRLKIAGSELHISSEDLDFSNEAFERLSCNYSGEDIEIGFNSRYLLEMINNLSSEQINLEMSAPNRAGIIIPQDGISENEEVLMLVMPVMLNQ; encoded by the coding sequence ATGAAATTTATAGTTTCTAGTGCTCAATTACTAAAGCAACTCCAAACCATTAGTGGTGTTTTAAACTCAAGTAACACCCTCCCTATTTTAGATAACTTCCTGTTTGAAATATCAGATAATACACTTTCCATTTCTGCCTCTGACCTAGAGACAACAATGAAAACTACGGTAAAAAATGCAGATGCAGATGAAGACGGAAATATCGCTATTCCTGCCAAATTATTATTGGATACGCTTAAAACATTTTCAGATCAACCTCTTACATTTTTAATCGATAAAGATACATACGGTATAGAAATAGGTTCTGAAAATGGTAAGTTCAAACTGGCTGGACAAAATGGTGATGAATTTCCAAAAACACCATCAATGGATTCTGCTTCTAAAACAACTATGCCTTCAGAAGTATTAGCATCAGCAATTAATAAAACGCTTTTCGCTACAGGCAACGATGAATTAAGACCTATTATGTCTGGTGTTTTTTGTGAATTATCATCTGATGGTTGCATATTTGTTGCTACGGATGCCCACAAACTTGTTAAATACAGAAGAACTGATGCCACAGCTGATAGTATAGTTTCATTTATTTTACCAAAAAAGCCGCTTACACTCTTAAAAAATTCATTGATTAATGATAGTGATGTGTCAATAGAATACAATGAAACCAATGCCTTTTTCGTATTTGATGAAATCGAGCTAATTTGCCGACTCATAGATGGAAAGTATCCTAATTACGAGGCTGTAATACCTAAAGAAAATCCTAATGTGTTAACTATTGATAGACTAGAATTTTATAATTCCATTCGTAGAGTTGCTATTTTTGCTAGTAAATCTACTCATCAAATACGTCTTAAAATTGCAGGCTCTGAGTTACACATTTCATCTGAAGATTTAGATTTTTCAAATGAAGCTTTTGAAAGATTAAGCTGTAACTATTCTGGCGAAGACATCGAAATTGGCTTCAATTCACGTTACTTGTTGGAAATGATTAATAATCTTTCATCAGAACAAATTAACCTAGAAATGAGTGCTCCCAATCGAGCTGGAATAATAATTCCTCAAGATGGAATATCAGAAAATGAAGAGGTTTTGATGTTAGTAATGCCAGTAATGTTAAATCAATGA
- a CDS encoding ABC transporter permease subunit — MYALFKKEINTFFSHNSGVIIILSYLLTNGAFLWLISSDFNILDSGFTQMNGLFSLSPFLFLVFIPALTMRLFADEYKEGTIEVLQTSPISNTKLVLSKYFSGLTLVFLAILPTVVYYFSLSKLSETEGNIDTAGIIGSYIGLLLLSSVFVAIGVYASSTTKNQITSFVTAIFISAFFYLGWDLIASEIANGKIQIAISYLGMDSHYNSLSRGVIDSRDIIYFLSLNVIFIQLTSHSISRKK, encoded by the coding sequence ATGTATGCACTATTTAAAAAAGAGATAAACACATTCTTCAGCCATAACTCAGGCGTTATTATTATTTTGAGTTATCTGCTCACAAATGGTGCTTTTTTATGGCTCATATCTAGTGATTTTAACATTCTTGACTCTGGATTTACACAGATGAATGGTTTGTTTTCTCTATCCCCTTTTTTATTTTTAGTCTTTATACCGGCTTTGACCATGCGCTTGTTTGCAGATGAATATAAAGAAGGTACTATTGAGGTTCTTCAAACCTCACCTATTTCTAATACCAAACTTGTTTTGTCCAAGTATTTTTCAGGATTAACCCTTGTTTTCTTAGCTATACTTCCTACTGTAGTTTATTATTTTAGCTTATCTAAGCTATCCGAAACAGAAGGAAACATCGATACTGCTGGAATTATTGGCTCATACATTGGACTACTGCTTTTATCAAGTGTATTTGTTGCCATAGGAGTCTATGCCTCTTCTACTACCAAAAACCAAATCACATCTTTCGTCACAGCTATTTTTATCAGTGCATTCTTCTATTTAGGTTGGGATTTAATTGCTAGTGAAATAGCTAACGGAAAAATCCAAATTGCTATCTCATATCTTGGAATGGATTCGCATTACAACAGTTTGAGCAGAGGTGTTATTGATAGTAGAGATATTATTTATTTTCTGAGTTTAAATGTCATTTTTATACAACTTACTAGCCACTCAATCAGCAGAAAAAAATGA
- a CDS encoding DUF4340 domain-containing protein has translation MKKIFLLALLIIASLILFFLNKNDTTLSEELSDFAVEDTASIQKVFFADKHGNSVTVSRDSGTWLVDDKFEVRPEAIEYLLKTIKDIEVKHPVSNSLHDKVIKNLASSAVKVEIFTNNLDLAHKTYYVGGEAKDLIGSFMLLENSSRAFVVYIPGFNGFLAPRYTIDGTTVASDLWRDRTIFSYNSNDIKTISVINHEDDNKSFKMHRQEKFYSFTKNNTTKIIPDSQGQEYFNLFKSVKCEGFMNDFSKKDSIFNSTPFYTIRITDTNGKMDSIIAYHKEPKREDYMQENCQKLEYDVDRMYAKLNSDLILIQFYVFDKILLRTPQFSVEK, from the coding sequence ATGAAAAAAATATTTTTATTAGCACTACTGATTATAGCATCACTAATACTATTTTTCCTTAATAAGAATGATACGACCTTAAGCGAAGAATTAAGTGATTTTGCTGTTGAAGACACGGCTAGTATTCAAAAGGTATTTTTTGCTGACAAACACGGCAATTCAGTTACTGTGAGTAGAGATAGTGGCACATGGCTAGTAGACGATAAATTTGAAGTTCGCCCAGAAGCCATAGAATACTTACTTAAAACAATTAAAGATATTGAAGTCAAGCACCCTGTTAGCAACAGCTTACATGATAAGGTTATAAAAAACCTTGCCAGTTCAGCCGTTAAAGTTGAAATATTTACTAATAATTTAGATCTAGCACACAAAACCTACTATGTTGGCGGAGAAGCTAAGGATTTAATAGGTAGCTTTATGCTTCTGGAAAATTCAAGCCGTGCTTTTGTGGTTTATATACCTGGATTTAATGGTTTTTTAGCTCCTAGATATACTATAGATGGTACTACAGTTGCTAGTGACTTGTGGAGAGATAGAACTATTTTTTCTTACAATAGCAATGATATAAAGACAATAAGTGTAATCAATCACGAAGACGACAACAAATCCTTTAAAATGCATCGTCAGGAAAAGTTTTACAGTTTCACCAAAAACAACACTACTAAAATAATACCAGACAGTCAAGGTCAAGAATATTTTAATCTGTTCAAGTCCGTTAAATGCGAAGGTTTTATGAATGACTTTTCAAAAAAAGACTCTATTTTCAATAGCACACCCTTTTATACTATACGTATAACCGATACAAATGGGAAAATGGATTCTATAATAGCTTATCACAAAGAACCAAAGAGAGAAGATTATATGCAGGAAAACTGTCAAAAGCTAGAGTATGATGTAGATAGAATGTACGCTAAACTCAACTCTGACTTAATACTTATACAGTTTTATGTATTCGATAAAATACTTTTAAGAACACCTCAATTTTCTGTTGAAAAATAG
- a CDS encoding PhoH family protein — protein sequence MGEKIIDLGGINPLDIYGSNNKTLSFILDFFPKIKCVARGNTLKLIGDDESIQAFVQKFTLMLEHFSKYQRLTHSNIERIILEDSAVLEGDNDTLVHGPHGKIIKAKTVNQRKIVKESQKNDMLFAVGPAGTGKTYTAVAIAVRALKNKEVRRIILSRPAVEAGENLGFLPGDLKEKLDPYLQPLYDALRDMIPAEKLNEYIEHRIIEIAPLAFMRGRTLDNAFVILDEAQNSTRQQMKMFLTRMGKSAKFVITGDETQIDLPSKQPSGLLEALKVLKGVKGISVVKLDDKDVIRHELVKKIIKAYKSKQDKNE from the coding sequence ATGGGTGAAAAAATTATAGATTTAGGAGGTATTAACCCTCTAGATATTTATGGTTCAAATAACAAGACTTTGTCTTTCATTCTAGATTTCTTTCCAAAGATAAAATGTGTAGCTCGAGGCAATACACTAAAACTTATAGGTGACGATGAATCCATACAAGCATTTGTTCAAAAATTTACTTTGATGCTTGAGCATTTTAGTAAATATCAACGTCTTACGCATAGCAATATAGAACGTATAATATTAGAGGATAGTGCTGTGTTAGAAGGAGATAACGATACTTTGGTTCATGGTCCTCACGGAAAAATAATTAAAGCTAAAACCGTTAACCAGCGTAAGATAGTTAAAGAATCTCAAAAAAACGATATGCTTTTTGCTGTAGGACCAGCAGGAACAGGAAAAACATATACCGCCGTTGCTATTGCTGTTAGAGCTTTAAAAAATAAAGAGGTCAGACGAATAATTTTATCAAGACCTGCCGTAGAAGCAGGAGAGAATTTAGGGTTTTTGCCAGGTGATTTAAAAGAAAAGTTAGATCCATACTTACAACCACTTTATGACGCTCTAAGGGACATGATTCCGGCAGAGAAGTTAAATGAATATATAGAACATAGAATCATAGAAATAGCACCATTAGCTTTTATGAGAGGTAGAACTTTAGATAATGCATTCGTAATATTAGACGAAGCTCAAAATTCTACTCGTCAACAAATGAAAATGTTTCTTACAAGAATGGGTAAATCGGCTAAGTTTGTTATTACAGGAGATGAAACACAGATAGACTTACCATCTAAACAACCTTCTGGTCTGTTAGAGGCTTTGAAGGTGTTAAAAGGCGTGAAAGGTATCAGTGTTGTCAAACTAGACGACAAAGATGTTATTCGCCATGAATTAGTGAAAAAAATTATTAAAGCATACAAATCAAAACAAGACAAAAATGAGTAA
- a CDS encoding SAM-dependent chlorinase/fluorinase, with amino-acid sequence MPIITLTTDLGTVDHYVSAVKATILRQLDNANIVDISHDIPPFNIIHAAFVLKNVYQEFPPGSIHIIGVNAETNEDNSHLAVYANGHYFVGTDNGIFSLLLDLKPDKIVEITTTRDSDNENFPVKDVFAKAACHIARGGTLEIIGTEIKQFSKEFAKLEALHDKNSIRGSIIHIDHYGNAITNISQRLFKDIAKGRAYTINLGSKEHYSLNTIKRKYNEVQAGDAVALFISTDFLTISINNGSASSLMGLHINDTVRIEFK; translated from the coding sequence ATGCCAATAATTACACTAACCACAGACTTAGGCACAGTTGACCATTACGTGAGCGCAGTAAAAGCGACTATTTTAAGGCAGTTAGACAATGCTAATATTGTAGATATTAGCCACGACATACCCCCTTTTAATATCATACATGCTGCATTTGTTCTTAAAAATGTTTATCAAGAATTTCCTCCTGGAAGCATACATATTATTGGTGTAAATGCTGAAACTAACGAGGATAATAGTCACCTTGCGGTTTATGCTAACGGACATTATTTTGTAGGTACTGACAACGGAATTTTCTCTTTACTTTTAGATTTAAAACCTGATAAAATTGTTGAAATAACTACCACTAGGGATTCTGATAATGAAAACTTTCCTGTGAAAGATGTTTTTGCCAAGGCAGCTTGTCATATTGCTAGAGGAGGTACATTAGAGATTATAGGAACTGAAATCAAACAATTTTCTAAAGAATTTGCTAAACTAGAGGCTTTACACGATAAAAATTCTATTAGAGGCTCAATCATTCATATCGATCATTATGGCAATGCTATAACCAACATTAGCCAACGTCTTTTTAAAGATATTGCTAAAGGTAGAGCCTATACCATAAATTTGGGTAGTAAAGAACACTACTCATTAAACACCATCAAAAGAAAGTACAATGAAGTACAAGCTGGAGACGCTGTTGCACTTTTTATATCAACAGATTTCCTGACCATATCCATTAATAATGGCTCTGCATCTTCTTTAATGGGACTACATATTAACGATACCGTTAGAATTGAATTTAAATGA
- a CDS encoding antibiotic biosynthesis monooxygenase: MIKRIVKMEFEPENVSAFVNIFKTNKDKITTFDGCHSVELLKDINTQNIFFTYSIWDSENSLNRYRESNTFKEIWSKTKPLFSNKAKAWSLEEI, encoded by the coding sequence ATGATAAAGCGCATAGTAAAAATGGAGTTTGAGCCAGAGAATGTAAGTGCTTTTGTAAATATTTTTAAGACAAATAAAGATAAAATCACAACTTTTGATGGCTGCCATTCTGTAGAGTTATTAAAAGATATTAATACTCAAAATATCTTTTTCACCTACAGTATATGGGATTCTGAAAACTCTCTTAATAGATATAGAGAGTCTAACACATTCAAAGAGATTTGGTCTAAAACAAAACCTCTATTTTCCAATAAAGCTAAGGCTTGGAGCCTTGAAGAGATTTAA
- a CDS encoding 2-phosphosulfolactate phosphatase encodes MNNIKVCLTPSLFPIYSDRTSVVVVVDVLRATSAICTALELGVESIMPVSTLEDALDYKDSNEYVIAAERNGKIVRGFDLGNSPTDYSNHFLQGKKMVLTTTNGTKAINIAKQDHFVVTGSFLNLKALTSFLVEMDKGIIILCAGWKNDYCLEDTLFAGALTKELIKNDKFYYDNDSTASSLILYEKAKDNLFEFLKDSQHRKRLAHLGIENDVRYCLELNKSEVIPILKDNVLISHS; translated from the coding sequence ATGAACAATATTAAAGTTTGCTTAACCCCATCTCTTTTTCCGATATATTCGGATAGAACAAGTGTTGTCGTTGTTGTTGACGTGTTAAGAGCTACTTCAGCAATATGTACTGCTTTAGAGCTTGGAGTTGAGTCTATTATGCCTGTTTCTACATTAGAAGATGCTCTAGATTATAAGGATAGTAATGAGTATGTAATAGCAGCTGAGAGAAATGGCAAAATTGTTAGAGGTTTTGATTTAGGAAACTCTCCGACAGATTATTCCAATCATTTTCTTCAAGGTAAAAAGATGGTGTTGACCACTACTAATGGGACAAAAGCCATAAATATTGCTAAACAAGATCATTTTGTTGTGACGGGTTCATTTTTAAACTTAAAAGCCTTGACTTCATTTTTGGTAGAGATGGACAAGGGTATTATTATTTTATGTGCTGGTTGGAAAAACGACTACTGTCTAGAGGACACGCTATTTGCAGGTGCATTAACCAAGGAATTAATTAAAAATGATAAGTTTTACTATGATAACGATTCTACTGCCAGTAGTTTAATACTCTATGAAAAGGCTAAAGACAACTTATTTGAGTTTTTAAAAGATTCTCAGCATAGAAAACGTTTAGCGCATTTAGGAATAGAAAACGATGTCCGTTATTGCTTAGAATTGAATAAATCTGAAGTAATTCCTATTTTAAAAGACAACGTATTGATTTCTCATTCATGA
- a CDS encoding S1/P1 Nuclease yields the protein MKKLILSFIAIFLFNNTVLTWGFFSHYKINKMAVYTLPESMNTFFLNHIHLLEDKAVNADKRKFTVKDEAPRHFIDIDAYSVDSPFAVMPKKWDDAVAKYSEDTLIKYGILPWHINKQYHILVKALKEHKIERSINLLSDLGHYVADAHVPLHTTLNYDGQLSNQKGIHAFWESRLPELFAENYDFYLPKVSYQDDILSYVWSIVESSYSAKDSVLAFEAKLNKSYSSDLKFSIEQKGQGDKKVYSEDYSKAYHLMLDGMVERQMRKSILAIGCIWYSAWVDAGQPNMDEWQYQENE from the coding sequence ATGAAAAAGCTAATACTAAGTTTCATTGCTATCTTTTTATTTAATAATACAGTATTGACTTGGGGCTTTTTTTCTCATTATAAAATTAATAAGATGGCAGTTTATACTCTTCCTGAGAGTATGAATACATTTTTTTTAAATCACATTCATCTTTTAGAAGATAAGGCTGTAAATGCTGATAAGCGAAAATTCACCGTAAAGGATGAGGCACCAAGACATTTTATTGATATTGATGCTTACAGTGTTGATTCACCTTTTGCCGTAATGCCAAAAAAATGGGACGATGCTGTTGCAAAGTATTCAGAAGATACCCTTATTAAGTATGGTATATTACCTTGGCACATCAACAAGCAGTACCACATTTTAGTAAAAGCCTTAAAGGAGCATAAAATAGAGCGTTCTATTAATCTTTTATCGGACTTAGGGCATTATGTAGCAGATGCTCACGTTCCTCTGCATACGACGCTTAATTATGATGGGCAATTAAGTAATCAAAAAGGAATTCATGCTTTTTGGGAGTCACGCTTACCAGAGCTATTTGCCGAAAATTATGATTTTTATTTACCTAAAGTCAGCTATCAAGACGATATATTATCTTACGTTTGGTCAATTGTAGAATCTAGTTATTCAGCTAAAGATTCTGTTTTAGCGTTTGAGGCTAAATTAAATAAAAGCTATAGTAGTGATTTAAAATTTAGTATTGAACAAAAGGGGCAGGGCGATAAAAAAGTGTACTCTGAAGACTATTCAAAAGCCTATCATCTAATGTTAGATGGAATGGTTGAAAGGCAAATGCGAAAATCTATCTTAGCCATAGGTTGTATTTGGTATTCAGCTTGGGTAGATGCTGGCCAGCCCAATATGGATGAATGGCAATATCAAGAAAATGAATAA